From Bacteroidota bacterium, the proteins below share one genomic window:
- a CDS encoding efflux RND transporter permease subunit, whose product MIERIISWSTHNRFFVWLGILLIVVGGVWSVMNTPVDAIPDLSENQVIVYTEWMGRNPQIMEDQITYPLVSNLQGIPNVKVIRAASMFGMSFIFVIFNDDAEIYWARTRVLERLNFAQKALPQGVTPTLGPDGTGVGHVFWYSLQGDGYDLGELRAVQDWYVKFALQNVEGVSEVASFGGFQKQYQVSINPNKLIYYNISAMDVANALKANNRDVGGSIYEMNRMGYMLRGLGYIKDIQDIEEIAVGSNKNIPIKLKDVADVQMSSDIRLGIVDENGEGEVVGGVVVARYGENAKEVIDNVKAKLGEVEKGLPPGVKIKIAYDRSDLIEAAVATLKEALIEEIIVVSLVVLLFLFHIRSAVVAIITIPLSVLIGFIVIKLFGISLNIMSLGGIALAIGDLVDAGIVMTENAYKSLVNAVLKTDE is encoded by the coding sequence ATGATAGAAAGAATAATCTCTTGGTCAACGCATAACCGCTTCTTTGTATGGCTCGGCATTTTACTGATTGTCGTTGGAGGCGTTTGGTCTGTAATGAATACTCCTGTGGATGCCATTCCCGATTTATCCGAAAATCAGGTGATTGTTTACACCGAATGGATGGGGCGCAATCCGCAAATCATGGAAGACCAAATCACCTATCCTTTAGTTTCCAACCTGCAGGGCATTCCCAATGTAAAAGTTATTCGTGCCGCTTCCATGTTCGGCATGAGTTTCATCTTCGTCATTTTTAATGATGATGCTGAAATTTATTGGGCGCGAACCCGCGTGTTGGAGCGTTTGAACTTCGCACAAAAAGCATTGCCGCAGGGTGTAACGCCAACTTTAGGTCCCGATGGAACAGGTGTTGGTCATGTATTCTGGTATTCGCTGCAAGGCGATGGTTATGATTTAGGCGAGTTGCGAGCCGTGCAGGACTGGTATGTAAAATTCGCTTTGCAGAATGTAGAGGGCGTGAGTGAAGTGGCATCCTTCGGAGGTTTCCAAAAGCAGTATCAGGTCAGCATCAATCCCAATAAATTGATTTACTACAACATTTCGGCTATGGATGTAGCCAATGCCCTTAAAGCCAACAACCGCGATGTGGGTGGAAGCATTTACGAAATGAACCGCATGGGTTACATGCTCAGGGGCTTGGGCTATATCAAAGACATTCAGGATATAGAAGAAATTGCTGTTGGCTCCAATAAAAATATCCCCATAAAACTGAAAGATGTTGCCGATGTGCAAATGAGCAGCGACATCCGTTTGGGTATTGTGGATGAAAACGGAGAAGGTGAAGTTGTCGGAGGTGTGGTAGTTGCCCGTTACGGTGAAAATGCCAAAGAGGTAATTGACAATGTAAAAGCAAAATTGGGTGAAGTGGAAAAAGGATTACCCCCCGGAGTAAAAATAAAAATCGCTTACGACCGCAGCGATTTGATTGAAGCAGCCGTTGCCACCCTGAAAGAAGCATTGATTGAAGAAATAATTGTAGTGTCCTTAGTGGTATTGCTTTTTCTTTTTCATATCCGAAGTGCGGTGGTCGCCATCATCACCATTCCACTTTCAGTGCTAATCGGCTTTATCGTAATCAAATTGTTTGGCATCTCACTCAACATCATGTCGCTTGGTGGTATTGCCCTTGCCATTGGCGATTTGGTCGATGCGGGAATTGTCATGACAGAGAATGCTTACAAAAGTTTGGTGAACGCAGTTTTAAAAACAGACGAATAA